The Thermomonospora curvata DSM 43183 DNA segment GATGCGGACCGCTTCGACGCCATCGCCGCCGCCACCACCCGGGCGGTGCTGCTGGCCTCCGGGCTGGGCGCCGCGGTGGTCGCCGCCGTGGCGGTGCCCGCCGCCCACTTCCTCGACAGCGCCGAGGGAACGCACCCGCAGGTGCTGGCGCGGGGCGTGCTGGCGTTCGCGCCCGGGCTGATCGGCTATGGGCTGGTGGCGCACCTGGGGCGGGTGCTGTTCGCCTGCGGGCGGGGCCGGGCCGCGGCGACGGCCACGGTGGTCGGCTGGCTGGTCGTGCCGGTCGCCGACATCGCGCTGGTGGCGGCCGTCCCGCAGGAGTGGGTGGTGGCCGCGTTCGGGGCGGGCAACACGCTCGGGATGACGGTGGCGGGCGCGCTGCTGCTGGGCGCGCTGGTGCGGGTGCGCGGCCGGGCGGTGCTGAACGGGTTCGGCCGTGCGGTGCCGGCCGGGCTGCTGGGCGCCCTGGCGGGCGGCGCGGCCGGCTACGGCGCGGCCGCCGTGGTGGGAACCGGCGGCCGGCTGCTGAACGTGGGCGCGGCGGCGCTGGCCGCGGCGGTCGCCGGGGCGGTCTTCCTGGCGCTGGCCCTCATGGTCGACGGCCGTGACCTGCGGGCCGTCCTCAACCGGAAGGTGTGACGCGATGGACCTGGACGGCGTGAAGATCGCTCTCGTCCTGGCGAGCAGCGCCGGGGGAGTGGGCCGGCACGTCCGCTCGGTCGCCGAACGGCTGGTGCGGCGCGGGGCGCGGGTGGTGGTCTGCGGCCCCGCCGACACCGAGCGGCTGTTCGGCTTCACCGCCGGCGGGGCGCGCTTCGCCGCCGTCGAGATCGCCGACCGGCCCCGGCCGCCGGCCGACGCCCGGGCTATCGCCCGGCTGCGCGCTCTGCTGCGCGGCGCCGACCTGGCGCACGCGCACGGGCTGCGCGCCGGCGGGCTGACCGTGGCCGCCTGCGCCCGTCCGCTCGCCGGGCCGCTGCGCATCGGCAAGGGCGGCCCTGCCGTGGTGGTGACGCTGCACAACGCGCTGCTGGCGGGCGGGCTGGTCGGGGCGGCCTACCGGGTGCTGGAGCGGATCGTGGCGGTGGGCGCCGACCGGGTGCTGGCGGTCTCCCCGGACCTGGAGGAGCGGATGCGCGCCCTCGGCGCCCGCCGGGTCGGCCGCGCCCTGGTCCCCGCGCCCGCCGCCCCGCCGCCGGACCCGGCCGCCCGCCGGGCGGTCCGCGCCGAGCTGGGGGCCGACGGCCGGCCGTTGATCGTCACCGTGGGGCGGCTGGCCGAGCAGAAGGGGCTGTTGACGCTGCTGGAGGCGGCGGCCGGGTGGGCGCGCCGCACCCCGCCTCCGCTGGTGGCCGTCGCCGGGGACGGGCCGCTGCGGGATGAGCTGCAGGCCCGCATCGACGCTGCGGCCCTGCCGGTGCGGCTGCTGGGCCGCCGCTCGGACGTGCCGGATCTGCTGGCCGCCGCCGACGTGGCCGTGGTGCCCAGCCTGTGGGAGGGCCAGCCGCTGATCGTCCAGGAGATCCTGCGCGCCGGCCGTCCCCTGGTGGCCACCCGGGTCGGCGGGATCCCCCCGCTGCTGGGCACCGAGGAGGCCGGGGAGGTGGCGGGCCTGCTGGTGCCGCCCGGCGACGCCGCCGCCCTGGAGGGGGCGGTCTCCCGGATCCTGGACGATGCGGCGCTGGCCGACCGGCTCGCCGCGGCGGCGGCCCGCCGCGCCGCCGCGCTGCCCACCGAGGACGAGGCGGTCGACGCGCTCGTCCGCGTCTACCGCGACCTGCTGCGCTGATCGCCCCAGCGGGCGGATCCGGGCGCCGGCGGCCGTGCTCGGCGTGGGCGGTCATGACGTCTTGTGCCGCGCGTGCGCAATGGGCGCCGCAGAGCGCATGGCACGGACTTGTGCCGCAGGGTTTTCACCGGTTGTTTTCCCACGGCCGGTGCACCTTTCTCAACGCGCCGTCTCCGCGGATCGAGACGGGCATCGCAGCCGGGGACGATGCCGTGACTTGGAACGTGCCGGTACCGGACGCCATCGGGGCTCCCGTCCCCGGCGCCTGAGGCCGCGTGTGGAAAAGGCGCGGTGCGCCGGAACGGCGCGAGGAAGGTTGTGAAAGCGTCGCGTGTTTCGGCGCTGCGATTGTCACCGGGCACCGAATTCCCGGCGCGGGCAACGCGTGCGGTGACCGGCTCTGACCTGCGCGGTCGCCGTGAAACGGGGCGGGCGGTGCGGTCAATGGTGAGCGGATGCCAAATTTCGGCCGGTCACGGCGATGACGGCTGAGTAGCCGTCGCCGTGCGGTGGCGCAAGGCTGGCCCTCCAGGTACTGGAACGGGACTCGGGTTTGGGAGTAGGGTCTCCCCCAGGGAATCCGAATCCTGTTCTAGAATCTGCGTCGAGCAGGTGTGGGACCCGGGAAACCCCCACCGGTACGGAGCCACTAGCCACAGCAGAGAAGGTGACCAATGGCCATCGGGCTTACCGAAGAGCACGAGGCGCTAGCGGAGTCGGTGCGCGGATTCGCCGAGCGCAACATCTCCACGCAGGTCGTGCGGACGGCGCTGGATGCGGACACCGAGAGCCGGCCGGCGTTCTGGCCCGCGCTGGCCGAGCAGGGGCTGCTGGGCCTGCACCTGCCCGAAGAGCACGGCGGCCAGGGTTTCGGGCTGCTGGAGCTGGCGGTGACGCTGGAGGAGCTGGGCCGCGCCGCCGCCCCCGGGCCGTTCCTGCCCACCGTGCTGGCCAGCGCCGCCATCAACGCCTGCGGCAACGCCAAGGCCAAGGCCGAGCTGCTGCCCGCGCTGGCCGACGGGTCCAAGACCGGGGCGCTGGCGCTGACCGCCGAGCTGACCGGGCGGCGTGACGGCGACGCCCTGGTGATCAGCGGCGCCGCCGAGCCGGTGCTGGGCGCGGCGCTGGCCGATGTGATCGTCCTCCCGGTCGCCACCGACCAGGGCGAGGAGTGGGTCGCCCTGGACGCCGCCGACCTGACCGTCACCGCCGTGCCGAGCCTGGACAAGGTCCGGCGGGTGGCCAAGGTCGAGGCCGCCGAGCTGACCGTGGCGGCCGACCGCGTGCTGGACGGCCTCAAGGGCCGGGACGTGCAGAACCTGGCCGCCGTGCTGCTGGGCGCCGAGGCCGCCGGGGTGGCCTCCTGGTGCGTGACCACCGCCGCCGAGTACGCCAAGGTCCGTGAGCAGTTCGGCCGTCCCATCGGCCAGTTCCAGGGCGTCAAGCACAAGGCCGCCCGGATGCTCATCGCCCTGGAGCAGGCCCGCGCCGCGGTCTGGGACGCCGCCGTCGCCCTGGGCGACGAACCCGGCCCGCAGGTGGAGTTCGCCGCGGCGGTGGCCGGCACGATCGCCCCCGAGGCCGCCGTGCAGACCTCCCGCGACTGCATCCAGATCCTCGGCGGCATCGGCTTCACCTGGGAGCACGACGCCCACATCTACCTGCGCCGGGCGCTGACGCTGCGCGCCCTGCTCGGCCCGGCCAAGGACTGGGCCGCCACCGTCGCCACGCTGGCCCTGGACGGCCACCGCCGCCCGATCGAGCTGGAGCTGGGCGAGGACACCCAGCCGCTGCGCGAGCGCATCCGCGCCGAGGTCGCCGAGCTGGCCGCCATCACCGACCGCAAGGAACTGAACGCCAAGATGGGCGATGAGGGCTGGACGATGCCGCACTTCCCCAAGCCGTGGGGACGCGGCGCCGGCCCGGTGGAGCAGATCCTCATCGCCCAGGAGCTCAAGGCCGCCGGGGTCAAGCCGCCCAGCATGGTGATCGGCGCCTGGCTGGT contains these protein-coding regions:
- a CDS encoding glycosyltransferase; the encoded protein is MDLDGVKIALVLASSAGGVGRHVRSVAERLVRRGARVVVCGPADTERLFGFTAGGARFAAVEIADRPRPPADARAIARLRALLRGADLAHAHGLRAGGLTVAACARPLAGPLRIGKGGPAVVVTLHNALLAGGLVGAAYRVLERIVAVGADRVLAVSPDLEERMRALGARRVGRALVPAPAAPPPDPAARRAVRAELGADGRPLIVTVGRLAEQKGLLTLLEAAAGWARRTPPPLVAVAGDGPLRDELQARIDAAALPVRLLGRRSDVPDLLAAADVAVVPSLWEGQPLIVQEILRAGRPLVATRVGGIPPLLGTEEAGEVAGLLVPPGDAAALEGAVSRILDDAALADRLAAAAARRAAALPTEDEAVDALVRVYRDLLR
- a CDS encoding acyl-CoA dehydrogenase; translation: MAIGLTEEHEALAESVRGFAERNISTQVVRTALDADTESRPAFWPALAEQGLLGLHLPEEHGGQGFGLLELAVTLEELGRAAAPGPFLPTVLASAAINACGNAKAKAELLPALADGSKTGALALTAELTGRRDGDALVISGAAEPVLGAALADVIVLPVATDQGEEWVALDAADLTVTAVPSLDKVRRVAKVEAAELTVAADRVLDGLKGRDVQNLAAVLLGAEAAGVASWCVTTAAEYAKVREQFGRPIGQFQGVKHKAARMLIALEQARAAVWDAAVALGDEPGPQVEFAAAVAGTIAPEAAVQTSRDCIQILGGIGFTWEHDAHIYLRRALTLRALLGPAKDWAATVATLALDGHRRPIELELGEDTQPLRERIRAEVAELAAITDRKELNAKMGDEGWTMPHFPKPWGRGAGPVEQILIAQELKAAGVKPPSMVIGAWLVPSLVAYGTEEQKERFLRPTLRGEMVWCQLFSEPGAGSDLASLSMKAERVEGGWKLTGQKIWTSMAQMAEWGFCLARTDPEAPKHEGITYFLVDMKSPGVEVRPLRELTGDALFNEVFLDGVFVPDDCVVGKVNEGWKVARNTLSNERVTLSTGSGLGMGMDDLLKFFQGTELDPVTRVEVGKLVAQGHSIDLLALRTTLKQLNGVEPGAEASVRKLLGVQFSQDVADYCWAAQGAAAATEVPAERSGIVGRAMLFSRAMTIYGGTTEVQLNIIAERLLGLPRDPEPGK